Sequence from the bacterium genome:
GGTCCCCCTCCGCTGACGGTCGGCCGAACATCACGTCGAGCAGCGAGGCTCCCCTGGCTTCGCGGAATACGTCCTCGCAGCGGTCCAGCACCGCCCTCGCCACCGGCTCGCTCTCGTACAGGTCCCGGCCCATGCCGGCCCACTGGCTCCCCTGCCCGGTATAGACGAAGGCCACCCGGGTGGCGGCCCGGGGCTCCGGGCCCTCGCCGTCCTCCGCCAGGGCGGCCAGCCCGGCCCGCAAGGAGTCGACATCCGTGAAGGCGAGGCCGGCCCGGTGGTCGAAGTGGCTGCGGCCGATACCCGCCGTCCAGGCCATGTCTGCCAGGCTCGACCCGGCGGTCCGGTCATCGAGCCAGGACAGGTATCCCTCCGCAAGCTCGCCGAGTGCCTTCCCCGACTTGGCCGACAAGGGTAGGAGGCGCGTCCGGCGATCACCGAGGCTTTCCGCCGGCAACGGGATACCGGCCACCGGCGGCGGCAGCGACACCGGCACGACCTGCACGGCGCCCGCCGCTCGGTGCTCCCGGCCGCGCTCGCCATCCGGGTCGCCATGCTCCTCCACCACGAGGTGGGCGTTCGTCCCGGATATCCCGAAGGAGTTCACCCCGGCAAGCCGCGGGCCCGGGTAATCGCTCGGCCAGTCCATCCGGGAGGAGGTGACCTTGAGGGGTAGCCGATCCCAGTCGACGCTGGGGGTGGGATCGTGGAAGTGCAGGTGTTTCGGGATCACGCCCCGGTTCACCACCAGCGCCGCCTTGATCAATCCGGCGATGCCCGCCGCCGACTCGAGATGGCCGATGTTGGTCTTGACAGAACCGATGAGCAGGGGCCGGCCGGGCCGGCGTTCCGCTGCGAAGACGTTGGCCACGGCATCGATCTCGATCGGATCGCCCACCGAGGTCCCGGTCCCGTGAGCCTCCAGGTAGTCGATCTCCGACGAACGGACGCCAGCATCCGACAGGGCTGTCTCCATCACCTGTTCGAGGGCGGGCGTGTGGGGGACCGTCAGGCCGGTGCTGGCGCCTCCGTGGTTCACCGCCGCACCCCGGATGACCGCCCAGACCCGGTCGCCGTCGGCCACCGCCTCGCTGAGCCGTTTCAGGACGACGACGCCGCAACCCTCACCCCGCACGTAACCGTTGGCGGAGGCGTCGAACGTCTTGCACTGCCCGTCGGGGGACAGCATCATCGCGTCCGCCCTCAG
This genomic interval carries:
- a CDS encoding type I polyketide synthase, whose translation is MACRFPGANSLESFWQVLTEGRNTVTEGIPGSGGERLADLFDDPEQNEACRFGAFVEGIDRFDAGFFRISPVEAELLDPQQRMMLEVSWQALEDAGMDPARLSGTRTGVYTGISNDEYRMMVVDSLKPSEAAGCLYALSGTNLNGASGRVSYVLGLMGPAKAVDAACASSLVAAHDAVADLQQGKADLAIVGGVQAILNTRIYELRADAMMLSPDGQCKTFDASANGYVRGEGCGVVVLKRLSEAVADGDRVWAVIRGAAVNHGGASTGLTVPHTPALEQVMETALSDAGVRSSEIDYLEAHGTGTSVGDPIEIDAVANVFAAERRPGRPLLIGSVKTNIGHLESAAGIAGLIKAALVVNRGVIPKHLHFHDPTPSVDWDRLPLKVTSSRMDWPSDYPGPRLAGVNSFGISGTNAHLVVEEHGDPDGERGREHRAAGAVQVVPVSLPPPVAGIPLPAESLGDRRTRLLPLSAKSGKALGELAEGYLSWLDDRTAGSSLADMAWTAGIGRSHFDHRAGLAFTDVDSLRAGLAALAEDGEGPEPRAATRVAFVYTGQGSQWAGMGRDLYESEPVARAVLDRCEDVFREARGASLLDVMFGRPSAEGD